A single region of the Xenopus laevis strain J_2021 chromosome 4L, Xenopus_laevis_v10.1, whole genome shotgun sequence genome encodes:
- the LOC108705357 gene encoding serine/threonine-protein kinase AtPK2/AtPK19 isoform X1 produces the protein MSLFYISAERVMGCKLCKSCDVKNCIGSSDSMYPVVEIHEIHDLFESPAEFVASVNSLEPLVETIFLDSPQTSKSSEKDPGSSHETGEIIPFKEHESSKPGETRENDTEEIPEMTSVLDSPEVPETPENEESRSEPAENTVGTIIPTTSSVPSAVSRSFADDDEMIMSCVIFVDSPETSKSGEKDPGSSHEMGEVIPFKEHESSKPGETRENDTEEIPEMTSVLDSPEVPETPENEEEEGRSEPAENTVGTIIPTTSSVPSATQEAENVTETNAELQSADRVDPRCPMTIETFNLGKVLGEGTFGKVFLAENKVTKQLCAIKTLKKQRIIASNSFNSVFKEKRILQRVTSIEHPFLVSLYGTFQTEYHLFFAMEYLPGGDLFSLLAKHGEFEESCAMFYTACVVLGLEELHRNNILHRDLKPENLMVDRDGYLKIVDYGLSKDAFGIGDRTRTMCGTSYYLAPEIVMRKSYDRAADWWALGVVIYVMLTYQFPFDGETNKELYESIIYDEVELYEGFSEQACDLIKNLLEKDAEYRLGSYEDGAETVKGHDFFQDINWNELLEKKVEPPFVPRGKGFTQGPEQTECQAWILTTSSTEISTEQQAAFEGFDFY, from the exons ATGTCACTATTTTATATTTCAGCAGAAAGAGTGATGGGTTGCAAACTCTGCAAATCGTGTGATGTTAAG AACTGTATTGGATCTTCAGACTCTATGTATCCTGTTGTGGAGATACATGAAATCCATGATCTATTTGAGTCACCAGCAGAGTTTGTTGCTTCTGTGAATTCGCTCGAGCCCCTGGTAGAGACAATTTTTTTGG ATTCTCCACAAACATCCAAATCCAGTGAAAAGGACCCTGGTTCTTCCCATGAGACGGGAGAAATCATTCCTTTCAAGGAGCATGAGAGCTCCAAACCAGGAGAGACCAGGGAGAATGATACGGAGGAGATCCCTGAGATGACATCTGTATTGG ATTCACCTGAAGTACCCGAGACTCCTGAAAACGAGGAGAGTAGATCTGAGCCAGCAGAGAACACAGTGGGCACCATCATTCCCACCACTTCCAGTGTTCCATCAGCTGTAAGTAGATCCTTTGCAGATGATGATGAGATGATAATGTCATGTGTCATTTTTGTAGATTCTCCAGAAACATCCAAATCTGGTGAAAAGGACCCTGGTTCTTCCCATGAGATGGGAGAAGTCATTCCTTTCAAGGAGCATGAGAGCTCCAAACCAGGAGAGACCAGGGAGAATGATACGGAGGAGATCCCTGAGATGACATCTGTATTGG ATTCTCCTGAAGTACCTGAGACTCCTgaaaatgaggaggaggaaggTAGATCTGAGCCAGCAGAGAACACAGTGGGCACCATCATTCCCACCACTTCCAGTGTTCCATCAGCT ACTCAGGAAGCTGAGAATGTCACAGAGACAAATGCTGAGCTACAGAGCGCTGACAG AGTTGATCCCAGATGTCCAATGACTATTGAGACTTTCAACTTGGGAAAAGTATTGGGTGAAGGCACTTTTGGAAAG GTGTTCCTGGCTGAGAACAAGGTGACAAAGCAACTGTGCGCcataaaaaccctgaaaaagcaGAGGATTATTGCATCAAACAGTTTCAACAG TGTCTTCAAGGAGAAGAGAATACTCCAGAGGGTTACCAGTATAGAACACCCATTTCTGGTTTCCCTTTATGGCACGTTCCAGACTGAATATCACCTCTTTTTTGCCATGGAGTATCTTCCCGGTGGCGACCTCTTTTCTCTGCTAGCGAAGCATGGTGAATTTGAGGAATCCTGTGCTAT GTTTTACACTGCCTGTGTGGTACTAGGCCTTGAAGAATTACATCGGAACAATATTCTTCATAG AGATCTAAAACCAGAGAATCTGATGGTTGACCGAGACGgatatctgaaaattgttgaTTATGGCCTGAGCAAAGATG CATTTGGAATTGGAGATCGCACTAGGACCATGTGTGGAACAAGCTATTACCTGGCCCCAGAGATCGTTATGAGGAAGTCATACGACAGGGCTGCTGACTGGTGGGCCCTTGGGGTTGTAATATATGTGATGCTTACGTACCAG TTCCCATTTGATGGAGAAACGAATAAAGAATTGTATGAAAGCATCATATATGACGAAGTCGAACTATACGAGGGATTCTCAGAACAAGCTTGCGACctaattaaaaat CTGTTGGAAAAAGATGCTGAATATCGCCTCGGGTCCTATGAGGATGGTGCTGAAACAGTTAAAGGACACGACTTCTTTcag GATATTAACTGGAATGAACTGCTGGAAAAGAAAGTAGAGCCTCCATTTGTGCCACGTGGTAAAGGCTTTACACAGGGCCCTGAGCAAACCGAATGCCAAGCCTGGATATTAACAACATCGTCTACAGAAATATCCACAGAACAGCAAGCGGCATTCGAGGGATTTGACTTTTACTGA
- the LOC108705357 gene encoding serine/threonine-protein kinase AtPK2/AtPK19 isoform X2 produces MGCKLCKSCDVKNCIGSSDSMYPVVEIHEIHDLFESPAEFVASVNSLEPLVETIFLDSPQTSKSSEKDPGSSHETGEIIPFKEHESSKPGETRENDTEEIPEMTSVLDSPEVPETPENEESRSEPAENTVGTIIPTTSSVPSAVSRSFADDDEMIMSCVIFVDSPETSKSGEKDPGSSHEMGEVIPFKEHESSKPGETRENDTEEIPEMTSVLDSPEVPETPENEEEEGRSEPAENTVGTIIPTTSSVPSATQEAENVTETNAELQSADRVDPRCPMTIETFNLGKVLGEGTFGKVFLAENKVTKQLCAIKTLKKQRIIASNSFNSVFKEKRILQRVTSIEHPFLVSLYGTFQTEYHLFFAMEYLPGGDLFSLLAKHGEFEESCAMFYTACVVLGLEELHRNNILHRDLKPENLMVDRDGYLKIVDYGLSKDAFGIGDRTRTMCGTSYYLAPEIVMRKSYDRAADWWALGVVIYVMLTYQFPFDGETNKELYESIIYDEVELYEGFSEQACDLIKNLLEKDAEYRLGSYEDGAETVKGHDFFQDINWNELLEKKVEPPFVPRGKGFTQGPEQTECQAWILTTSSTEISTEQQAAFEGFDFY; encoded by the exons ATGGGTTGCAAACTCTGCAAATCGTGTGATGTTAAG AACTGTATTGGATCTTCAGACTCTATGTATCCTGTTGTGGAGATACATGAAATCCATGATCTATTTGAGTCACCAGCAGAGTTTGTTGCTTCTGTGAATTCGCTCGAGCCCCTGGTAGAGACAATTTTTTTGG ATTCTCCACAAACATCCAAATCCAGTGAAAAGGACCCTGGTTCTTCCCATGAGACGGGAGAAATCATTCCTTTCAAGGAGCATGAGAGCTCCAAACCAGGAGAGACCAGGGAGAATGATACGGAGGAGATCCCTGAGATGACATCTGTATTGG ATTCACCTGAAGTACCCGAGACTCCTGAAAACGAGGAGAGTAGATCTGAGCCAGCAGAGAACACAGTGGGCACCATCATTCCCACCACTTCCAGTGTTCCATCAGCTGTAAGTAGATCCTTTGCAGATGATGATGAGATGATAATGTCATGTGTCATTTTTGTAGATTCTCCAGAAACATCCAAATCTGGTGAAAAGGACCCTGGTTCTTCCCATGAGATGGGAGAAGTCATTCCTTTCAAGGAGCATGAGAGCTCCAAACCAGGAGAGACCAGGGAGAATGATACGGAGGAGATCCCTGAGATGACATCTGTATTGG ATTCTCCTGAAGTACCTGAGACTCCTgaaaatgaggaggaggaaggTAGATCTGAGCCAGCAGAGAACACAGTGGGCACCATCATTCCCACCACTTCCAGTGTTCCATCAGCT ACTCAGGAAGCTGAGAATGTCACAGAGACAAATGCTGAGCTACAGAGCGCTGACAG AGTTGATCCCAGATGTCCAATGACTATTGAGACTTTCAACTTGGGAAAAGTATTGGGTGAAGGCACTTTTGGAAAG GTGTTCCTGGCTGAGAACAAGGTGACAAAGCAACTGTGCGCcataaaaaccctgaaaaagcaGAGGATTATTGCATCAAACAGTTTCAACAG TGTCTTCAAGGAGAAGAGAATACTCCAGAGGGTTACCAGTATAGAACACCCATTTCTGGTTTCCCTTTATGGCACGTTCCAGACTGAATATCACCTCTTTTTTGCCATGGAGTATCTTCCCGGTGGCGACCTCTTTTCTCTGCTAGCGAAGCATGGTGAATTTGAGGAATCCTGTGCTAT GTTTTACACTGCCTGTGTGGTACTAGGCCTTGAAGAATTACATCGGAACAATATTCTTCATAG AGATCTAAAACCAGAGAATCTGATGGTTGACCGAGACGgatatctgaaaattgttgaTTATGGCCTGAGCAAAGATG CATTTGGAATTGGAGATCGCACTAGGACCATGTGTGGAACAAGCTATTACCTGGCCCCAGAGATCGTTATGAGGAAGTCATACGACAGGGCTGCTGACTGGTGGGCCCTTGGGGTTGTAATATATGTGATGCTTACGTACCAG TTCCCATTTGATGGAGAAACGAATAAAGAATTGTATGAAAGCATCATATATGACGAAGTCGAACTATACGAGGGATTCTCAGAACAAGCTTGCGACctaattaaaaat CTGTTGGAAAAAGATGCTGAATATCGCCTCGGGTCCTATGAGGATGGTGCTGAAACAGTTAAAGGACACGACTTCTTTcag GATATTAACTGGAATGAACTGCTGGAAAAGAAAGTAGAGCCTCCATTTGTGCCACGTGGTAAAGGCTTTACACAGGGCCCTGAGCAAACCGAATGCCAAGCCTGGATATTAACAACATCGTCTACAGAAATATCCACAGAACAGCAAGCGGCATTCGAGGGATTTGACTTTTACTGA